In the genome of Carassius gibelio isolate Cgi1373 ecotype wild population from Czech Republic chromosome A25, carGib1.2-hapl.c, whole genome shotgun sequence, the window AATGTCTGGATTTTGTTGTGCTTAATGTCAAGCAGATGGCACACAACGTGCAGGAAGCTGAGATTGAAGTTGACAGGTCTGGGAATCCTGGATGTGGATGAAGCTTTCAGGACTGATTCCAGTCCAAAACACATATAGAGTCCCAGCATACTGCAGAAATGTCAGATGAAGGACATGGGCTGACCAGTAATGCTCTCGCTATCCTTCTCTTGCATACTAACAGCTTTTTGTGCACCCTGCCGTTCCTGTTGTCTTTATACAGGAGGTGTTCTAGATTTATATGTTTATACGCAGTATACTTGTGCCAGCAAGcactcatttatctttattgccATCTCTCACTCATGTAGATCGAGAACTAATGATTAAACCGTGCACATGGGCATTGCATCCCCAAAGATTTTTGACTTGAGATGATCTCAGCTTTAGCTTTGTCTAGTCCTGGTGATCTGTTTAACAGATGATGGTAGTTTGCTAAAGGTTGCATTCGTTCAGCTCCAGTAAAAGACACCATCACTCCATACAGTGTTTCAGTAGCTGAAGTCTTATTtcctttattaatgtttttttttttttttttgcaggtatgCTGGTTGTAAATGTTACCTGGAGGAACAAGACGTATGTGGGCACACTTTTAGACTGCACTCGACATGACTGGGCACCCCCACGGTAAGCCTGTACTGTAAATTCAACCTAATTTACAAATGCTTATGCTCCGTTTGCTATGAAAGCAGTGTCTATTAGAATATGCAACACAGTTTTGCCAAAGAAAATCCTTTGATATAATAAATCTGTAAATTCTGCCTGCTACATACTCCTGATAGACCCTCTCGTCATCTCCTCTGGGCTTTTTTGTGCTTCCATTGCAGTAATGAAGGAAACCTTTGAGGGCAATGTCTCAAAACGCCCCCCTGCTGACACACTCTTTTTGAAATGCAACATTATGAAGGAATTGATTTCTCCCAActccctttttcttttcttctccttGCATTGATCGAAAGCAGCAGTAGTCCCTCACAGACCAGCATTTCAGTAACGATTCTACTGGGTCCTAATGCTTTGAAACATCTTGCCTGACACAAAGATTGAGACTAATATAGCTTGAGGCAATAATAGTGTTTTAAGGTCTGAaggtatggaagcatatgggtagcattattcaatttgggatgtaatatgcaaaatgacaatgcaatatgtaaaatggcaatgcatttctgtatttacatttacattttccaatacatttgtgcaacgtttggtgcaaaatgaaaatgaaaattaaattacataattttcatttgccatttactacaccagttttaatatgtaaaatgaatattaattttaacgctttataagttgcaaaattaaaatgaaaatgtattacagaaatgattagatatgtctaacatgttaaagcaaaaactgtggcaaaatgatcatttaaatgctatttttcttaaatgcattaacactcacagtcaagacacttacgattgcattttcattcggtgtcccgcaatgaatgtagcaaaattcaatgtgcacattgaaaatgcattccgagccgatcacgtgtccccgccctcgcgccacgtcaatcattgtgtgaacaaggcggggcttacagaaggtcaaagactcaaatctcaaggagcggattcaagtgagacaagatggaaaagacagttggtccgtgtatgttttgatcatttcggtttatggcttcaatatttcattcgcacttgtgggcggagctgaaacgctgctttcatctgattggtgtaatcgctccgccttcaactcggtcttgtcattctttcagacagaataagagtcagtgcgagtgaagcactgtaatgtctgaaaccaccgctcactgttaattagcataatatttgaatcagatgtagctgggcacataattcgtgctgctgagacctgcaaattatttctaggtcgtatattgtatgaatattgtcccactgataaaaacagtgcaaatagttctgtccctttggataacagtgaagtggaaataaatatagttaaatttatgaaataaaattaaaaggattttttgggaaggtaagtctggccagttatacaagcaacacgagtcagatgagtctgaagatctgagctgaattgggtgaaacattaaagttctagtctgtgtcaattactctcataataaataataataataatgttaactgtatttttcggtataagttacatcagtccaaaaatacgtgatgacgaggaaaaaaacatatataaatctcactggactataagtcgcatttattcaagaccaagagaaaacattaccgtctacagccgcgagagggcgctctggggtaggctacaggagcactgagcagcatagagctaattttactatttttatttagaaatgtaactatattcatttttacaattatttattaatgtcacacacacacatacctagagccttatgacttaaaagatgagagtggtaaatgttacagacatggaactgttcagtctattgttgatttttatttccacttcagtgttatccaaagggacagaactatttgcactgtatttatcagtgggacaatattcatacaatactacaacctagaaaataatttgcaggtctcagcagcacgaattatgtgcccagctacatctgattcaaatattatgctaattaacagtgagcggtggtttcagacattacagtgcttcactcgcactgactcttattctgtctgaaagaatgacaagaccgagttgaaggcggagcgattacaccaatcagatgaaagcagcgtttcagctccgcccacaagtgcgaatgaaatattgaagccataaaccgaaatgatcaaaacatacacggaccaactgtcttttccatcttgtctcacttgaatccgctccttgagatttgagtctctgaccttctgtaagccccgccttgttcacacaatgattgacgtggcgcgagggcggggacacgtgatcggctcggaatgcattttcaatgtgcacattgaattttgctacattcattgcgggacaccgaatgaaaatgcaatcgtaagtgtcttgactgtgagtgttaatgcatttaagaaaaatagcatttaaatgatcattttgccacagtttttgctttaacatgttagacatatctaatcatttctgtaatacattttcattttaattttgcaacttataaagcgttaaaattaatattcattttacatattaaaactggtgtagtaaatggcaaatgaaaattatgtaatttaattttcattttcattttgcaccaaacgttgcacaaatgtattggaaaatgtaaatgtaaatacagaaatgcattgccattttacatattgcattgtcattttgcatattacatcccaaattgaataatgctacccatatgcttccatatgaAGGAGGCAAATTTTTGAccttgcaaatatatatttttttgtttacagtatAGACACTCCACCTCTCTTTCATGCTGTATCCTGCCCAAGGTCAGATACCAGCACTGCATGGCACAAATAATTAGCTGTGCATAAAGCTGTTTACATTTAAGAGACTCTGCCTCGGGAGGTAGCTTGTAATTTCTAATCGTAATGTTCCAGAAAAGGCTGTATTTTCATGGTGCACTTTATCTGCTGGCTGCAGGAGGCTTCAGGCAAACATTACTAACACAGCATTAGTCCCTGGGGAGAGTGTTGGTGAAGCTGATGCAGTGCGGTGTTTCTTCAGTATCTTTGCTCTCCAGTCAGAgctacttttacttttaactaTCTCCAATGCAGAAGCCTCCACTGACAGATCTGAATCTTAGGATGGACATCTCAGTTACTCTGAAGTGACAGTGTTAgttgatgggggggggggggggtgaattctTGCAGAACTCTACTCAGTGACTGACGCCACCTAAAAATCATGCCTTGAGACTAGTGTAACCAACAATTGAAAACAGACCATATCTAGTTCCCTCTAAGGAAATACCCTCAGTTGATGAAAAAGCACATtcctgtttgactgacagttttaatCCCTGTTAACCTGTTGACGCGGGCGTCCTCAACACCCCtcaacttgcacgtgtcagtgtttacgaatagattaaataaaacgggccaaatttaatcttgacaaactatatatcattataaagatctaaacctcaagcatcgacgacagatcgctgtcgtgtagacatagtctcataaaaatatttgcaagagtctcatttttaatgatatcttattcagatttgaaatagaaactcatgagacatgtggctttcccCATTActtacatacatgtatttttatatcaagtaaaaaaatatttgagtctggtaaaaaaacaattcaaggcacttcagtgtcaattactttttatgtttttaagcatgatcaaatctggttgataaaaagcaAAGCCCAAAGGGTATTATTTCTAAAGACACAAAATTATGTCTATTATATTAGGTCAGGTTAGCAGGTTAAAAATCTCTTAACATCACATATCAGCCTATGATATATATCTTGACATTCTGCTGGTCCTTAGAAATCTCAGGTTTGTTCTGTGGACTGGGGACTTTTGTTTTACTACGGTTTAAAGCCTGTGCTTTGATGGAGCTCTCTGGTTGCTCTCGCCTCTGATTGTGTGCCTTATCATCAGTTGGAGGATGTTATCACACTGCATCTAATCAGCAGCCAGGTCAGCCTGGATTAATCCTGCAGCAGTGTGGCACTGCATGCAATTCATCAGAACAAGTGTTGCTGTTGAGATCAGGGATAACAAGTGGATAAAAACGCACAGCACGTTGCTGTCTCTCGAGGGCCCACTGGAGAAGCACTTATAGCATCCAAATGGAGATTCTGATTTACAAGAGAGACCATCTCTCATCCGAGAGAATATCTGCAGCACAGAGTTTTAGGCAGAAAGTGGACAGTGCTTGTTTATTTCACTGATGATTCTGAATGTAATGTCAATGGaagaattatttttcatattgaagtGAATTGTTTTCTTTGCTCTTCCTCAGGTTCTGTGAATCACCCACAAGTGACCTGGAGATGAGAAATGGCCGTGGTCGGGGTAAAAGAATGAGGCCCAATAGCAATACACCAGTCAATGAGAACAGCAACTCCTCTGATAACAAAGGCAGCAACAACAGCAAGACTCGAGCCGCATCCAACAGCAAAGGGCGACGGGGCAGTCAGAACTCCTCTGAGCAGCGGACACCACCAAATAGCAACACTGAGGATGTAAAAGCTAGTCCTTCATCTGCTAACAAACGCAAGAACAAACCTGCCTCAGACATGGAACCCAATTCCAGTTCAGAGGACACTAAGGGTAGCAAACGTATGCGCACCAATTCAAACAGTGGAATACCTCATACTGTTCTTCCCCTCTCCAACATCAAAGCTGAATCCTTGCCTCCCTCTTTGGATCGCAGCTGCCCCTCACCAGTGCTCATCGACTGCCCCCATCCCAACTGCAACAAGAAGTACAAGCACATTAATGGCCTGAAGTATCACCAGGCTCGTGCACACAATGATGATGACATCAAGCTGGACATAGATGGTGATAGTGAGTATGGTGAGGACTCCACTTTGCACCCAGAGCCAGGGAGTTGCAATGGTGCATCCATTTCTCAGAAGGGCTGTGCATCTCCTGCACGGTCAATCACCCCCAAAGGCAGAGGATTTGATGCCCAGAGTCCATCACCATCATCAGGAAAGTTCAGCTCCAAGCAGCCTGGTAAAAAGAAACCAGAGGCTGAGCATGACTCTGGTGTGCCCATGGATGGTTGTGAAGATGGCCCATGTCTTACAGATGAGACAAGCAACGATGGCATTGATGATAAAAGAGGCTTGGACAAAGCCAAGAAGTCTGGCAGTGGTACCAAGGCAGAAAAGCTTGCGCAAAAGGCAACGAAGTCAGCAAGGCCCCTGGTTCCTTCCTTACCTCCACAGCAGTTGTACGCCTTACCAACCTCTGGCTTCCCTGCCCCCAATTCTGGCTCCTCCTCCAGTGTAGGCTCTGTGGTCCAGTCCATTAGCAAGAGTCcccaaataaaaaacattcaacCCAAACCTGCAGTAATGGGAGATCCCTCAATGAACCCAGCCTTGGGAAGCTCTAaggacaagaaaaagaaagataagaaaaagaaGGAGGGCGGTAAGGAAGGAGACAGTCCAAAAACCCCTGGGAAAGGAGGTAAACCTGAAGAAGGCAAGAGCCCATATTCTGAGAGCTCAGACCAAGGCAGCAAGAGTGATGGACTGTTAAATGGATCCACAGATCCACATCAAAGTCGTCTAGCCAGCATTAAAGCAGAGGCAGACAAAATCTACAGCTTTTCGGACAATTCTCCCAGTCCATCTATTGGTGTTGCCAGTCGGATAGAAAGTGGGGGGATGGCACAACCTCTCACTCCACTTCATGTGGTTACACAAAACGGGGCAGATAACTCTTCTGTGAAGACCAACAGCCCAGCGTACTCGGACATCTCTGATGCAGGGGAAGATGGAGAGGGCAAAGTGGAAGGTGTGAAGGTCAAGTCTGAAGATCAGGCAGGTCGGGAAGGTGCCAAGAAATCCCTGTTCCCATCCCAACCACCAAACAAAGATTCTTCTTATTTCCCAAGTTATGAAACGTACTACTCACCCAATTATAGCAACCCAAACCCCAGTCCAGGAGTCTCTAACACGGTCACATCTTTGCAAGATGGTGCAGTGAAGGTGAAAAAAGAGGAAGACCTAGAACCAGGGAATGACAAGGGCAAATCCGAGCCACCTGAAGATCGAAAGCCAGacacaggtgcatccactcaacAGCCACAGCAGCCTTCAGTCATTCAGCAGCGGTCTAACATGTTCATGCAGCCCCTCTATTACAATCAGTATGCTTATGTTCCTCCCTACGGCTATTCACCTGATCAGGCCTACCATAACCACCTGATGAACACAAACCCAGCTTACAGGCAGCAGTGTGAGGACCGCCAGCGTCAAGCAGCTGAACAGCATCGTGCTGCAGAGAAGAAATCAGAGGCTGCTCAGAAGGATAGGGAAGCATCCATGAAGCAAGAAGAATGGAAGCAGAAAGCTTCAGTTCCTCCTACCTTATCGAAAGCACCAAGCCTCTCAGACTTGGGCAAACCGTCCCCACAGGGCAAGCCCAAAGATCCCTTGGAGCCTGGCAAGTCAGTCATTATCCCCAAAGGAGAAGATGGCAAGGGACACAACCAGCCAGGTGAGGGGTTGAAAATGAAGCTAAGTGAAGCTGGGCATCATGCGAAGGATGAGCAGAAACCAAGCCTTGAGTCTGGGAGATCGGCTATGGAGCAGGCAATGTACATGTACAGACAGGTATTAAGCTTAATATACCTCGAGCATTGCTTAAACattctttttgtttctttctacAATACAGATGTTGATTCATTTTCATCTCCGTTTTAACCTTTATGGATTTCTTGAGAACTGCAAAACGCACTTATCTTTCTTTCATAATGGGTATTTCAAAGTCCACTTTCCTTTTCAGGAGCCAGACTCTCGCCTGTGGCCCTACGTTTACGCCAGCAAGTACCCCGATGCTCAGAAACAGATCGATGAGGAGAGGTGGAAGGAAGAGAGAGAGCGGGATCGTGAACGAGAAAGGGACCGAGAGCGGGACAGAGATCGCGAAAGAGACCGGAAAGGCAAAGACGAAAGGCCGCGTCCTAAAGACGCTCCCTCTAAAGAGGAAAGCAAGGAAGGGGCAGAACCACGGACTTCATCGGCCTCAGAGGAGCATAGAGTCTTCAGCAAAGATCCCCGAGCACATATGCAGTTTTCTTCACATCTGCCGCAGCATCAGTCATATATGTCTTACATGCATGGATACCCCTACGGCCAGGGTTATGACCCCAGCCATCCGGGATACAGGGGGATGCCGGTCATGATGCAGAATTACCCTGGTAAGTACTTTGAACTATCTTTTTGTTTCACTCCACCTTAGGAAACATTTAATTGTACCTTCAACCAGAATGTTTGCATATAAAGGGTCACTATTAATTTCACCCTGTTTCTAGGGTCGTACCTGTCACCGGGGTACTCTTTTTCTCCATATGGCTGTAAGATGCCACCTGGAGAGGAGGGTGAGAAGGCTCGTGCCAGTCCTACAGTGAGCGGCAAGTCTGCATCTGAGTCTAAAGCGCTTGACATCCTGCATCAGCATGCTAGCCAATACAAGAGCAAATCACCCACGGTGGGTGAAAAGACACCCCATGAAAGAGACAGAACTGGGAGTGAGCGGGAAAGAGATGGTGATCGTCCGAGATCTTCGCCCTCTCAGAGGATCATGCCTTCCCACCATCACTTAAGCTATCCACTACTCCCAGGACAGTTCGACCTGTCCTATGCTACAGGTGAGCAATACAAATAGCTTAGCCTAGTTTAACATCAAGGGATGATCTGTGAATGTTACATGTCCATGACCCACTTCCTGTTTTAAAAAGTAAGGTGTTTCCCCATCTCACAGGTATCTCCTCTTCAGCCATTGTTGCCAGTCAGCAAGCCTCTGCCCCTTCACTTTACCCCCCAGCACGGAGGTGAGAATGGTAAGATGGATTTTACTTTATACATTGTAGGACTGGGCAATATAGCTATATATACAGTCATTTGCACCCCTTTTAAATATCTTAGTGTTTTTGTATTTGCCCTGAAATGGTTTAAAAGGGAAAACTATtggttaaaaagtatttaaagcaaattgtagtaaatacatttttcaaacaaTTATAAAATCTTTTGCATTTTTCACTTTCATTAAACTCGAAGAATAACGTTAGGATGTTTTATGGGCCATGCATAGTGAAAAACAACCATATTTaccatatgcatatttattttaaagcatgcAAAAAATGCTCATTTAGGTGAATTGTTTAGTGTGTTTAATCTTTAAACTGGGCCGTTTGAAAGAACTGAGCTGCAGAAATGAACTGAacctcttaacacacacacacacacacacacacacacacaatccctgGCACAAGAAGTGGATGTATAACTAGGCTACTCCCATGGTGTTTAGAAACTTAATGGCCaataaaaagcatattaaaatcaAGATAATTGTATATTGCTAACAAAATAATATTGATACATCCTGACATTCTCTTTGACTTCCTGTGGTTACAGTCTTTGGTGTCCTCTAGTGGTCAAAAATCTCTCATTTCTTATTCACCTTTTCATACTTAGACACATTTAAAGCAGCATATACAGTACACTAATCTACTGTttacttaaattattaaaattgaaaatacaTGAAGACATGAAAATATTAATCCATTTTATTCTCATTCCCATTCCAGGGAGAAGTGACTGGCTGTTTTTCTGCAGACATGTGACTGGTTCACATGAGGATGTGATGTGGAGCTTAATACATCAGTTCAATGATGTTCCTGATTTCTTTATGGTTCTTTCCCCTGACTTTATGGCATCTTTGACCAATTCAGTCAGAAGGAGAAAGTGGATGCTGAGGCTACTACGTAAACGCCGAGCTCCACCTCAGGAAGCACACATCTGTACACCTCCCTCTCTGTGCTGCTGGCTAAATACTCAGGAGAGAGGAGCACCATCTGTCTGCAGAGACATCATTCGATGTGCAAGCTGGACCTACAGAGTTTGGGAAATCTTGAATGAACCTGGATGCAAAGACATTCTGGATGTCACTACATGGAGTGCTACTGTTCTGGACTGCTGCTCTAGAGCCACGAGGATTACCGAGGTTGTTCATGTTTGGTTTTTTCCTGGAGGATTCCAGCATCTTCATCTTCTAATCTATTTGTGGACTATGCAAGTGGATAAGGCTTGGTTTTCTTCAGGGCAGTGAATTCACGTTCATGTTACCATTGCGAAGCCATCGCCAACATACTTGAGAGTAGAGCGTTATTTGTCCTAGAGGCATTTTTCAACGCACTTCCCTGTCTTTATTgttcatatttatgtttttggaTGATGAACAAATTGCTCCGCATTTGTGGCAAACGTTTTGTTCTTGAACAGGCAACTGCTTCGGTTTGCTTTGCATTGGTCAGTTCAACAGTGACCTGATTTTTAGTTACAGTTAGATGGGCCTCTGatattttggattattttctGTGTTGCCGATTGAAGATTGGCATTGGCAGCTCCTAGACATGAAGTGCCCCAAAAGCCAGGAACTTTGACTTCCAGACCGGATTTGTTTTTTTCCCGGTCTGAATTGACCGTTGTAATGTTTGGACACGAGGCTATCTGCTTCTCCCAGGCTCTAGATGGCCGTTTGGGACACGTTACGTGTGAAGTTACCAGTCTCTACTGACCTGTGTGTCTGGTCAAGAACTGAAGCTTCACACACGGATACTTTGCTGCTTGGGAATCTCATGCCAGACTTCATGCGTGAAGTCCAAAAAGGAGCAAACCTTAAAGGCTTAGAGCGATCCGAGTGAGATAACCTCAAAAGAGGCTTCGAGCCAGCATCCAGCTTCTAGACGACTTCGACTTTGGGTCTGTCCTCCGATCCAGACTCACGGAGCATGAAACGAGGAAGAGCTGGAAAATGTTCCCTCACTTCTTCTGTACGTCTGCGTGGTATGATCCAGCACTCGGTAAAAGCATTAATCCAAACAGAGAGCAATGCGACACAAGCAGGCGTCCTTCCTTTTCTCCCTCACTATGTGCTTTCTGTATATATTGTACAAaggaattattttaaaaacaggtTGTTGGATGCTATCGGATTTTCTTactatttctttctctttttttcttctgttagcTTTTTTTCTACCATTGTTGACATTAATATCAATGTTTAACTGGTACAACGGCTTTATATTGGaagtggttttgtttttttactactttttctAACCCTCCTCTTCAGTGTCTACTTGGTCCCGCTCTGCTTTGAAGCTGTTTAGAAGCACATTTTTTGCGTTCACTGAAAGTCAATTTTAATAAGACGTCAGGATTTTTAGTCAACACCTCGGCAAACCACGTAAGCAATGGCGCGTTCACATATCAGAAGAAGTGACAACCCGAGTCCGGTGCTAGTTTTTCAAGTCCGTCATCATGCAGTTATTGTGTGAATCTGAAACTCTCAGGAGAGCATTGTTGAAATCTGAGCATTTATATCATCCTTGCATGTTCATCGCTCTCGGCTGTATTCAAACTCGATTACTGAACGGCACAAGGAAGAAGACATCACTTAACCTAATTTGTTTGTAGTGAAGAGGTGGCTTTTTCCACATGTTAAACATGTTTTTCATCTCTGTCGTGACATGACtagtaaaacaaaaacagcaagtCTGCAAGatgaataaatttaatttataagtgAGCATTAGTTTCAATGCCACCAAAAACCC includes:
- the LOC127946754 gene encoding zinc finger protein 609 isoform X1, producing MSLSSGTAGGKGVDLNAVDTYDSGDEWEIGVGNLIIDLDADLEKEKLEMSGTKDGDGLAAASSAVAALPDNIKFINPVPPPPIKDSKSKAKRSKNSKDSSKSSNPEGGKKDSQGRTQNEATGPTMGSGSTTLPSGKGSDKSNKASRNVQTGKKDKEGSGKSKKEKNEGVQAGSVPSEKDPSAQVMPLGQARNTPFEGTQNSDLVGAEQLGNITLDTTGIVTPLAIKSEPEEVENNDCRTMKKVKSEKMESPVSPALQLLAPVSNSDISSSCEQIMVRTRSVAVNTSDVSLATEPECLGPCEPGTSVNLEGIVWQETEDGMLVVNVTWRNKTYVGTLLDCTRHDWAPPRFCESPTSDLEMRNGRGRGKRMRPNSNTPVNENSNSSDNKGSNNSKTRAASNSKGRRGSQNSSEQRTPPNSNTEDVKASPSSANKRKNKPASDMEPNSSSEDTKGSKRMRTNSNSGIPHTVLPLSNIKAESLPPSLDRSCPSPVLIDCPHPNCNKKYKHINGLKYHQARAHNDDDIKLDIDGDSEYGEDSTLHPEPGSCNGASISQKGCASPARSITPKGRGFDAQSPSPSSGKFSSKQPGKKKPEAEHDSGVPMDGCEDGPCLTDETSNDGIDDKRGLDKAKKSGSGTKAEKLAQKATKSARPLVPSLPPQQLYALPTSGFPAPNSGSSSSVGSVVQSISKSPQIKNIQPKPAVMGDPSMNPALGSSKDKKKKDKKKKEGGKEGDSPKTPGKGGKPEEGKSPYSESSDQGSKSDGLLNGSTDPHQSRLASIKAEADKIYSFSDNSPSPSIGVASRIESGGMAQPLTPLHVVTQNGADNSSVKTNSPAYSDISDAGEDGEGKVEGVKVKSEDQAGREGAKKSLFPSQPPNKDSSYFPSYETYYSPNYSNPNPSPGVSNTVTSLQDGAVKVKKEEDLEPGNDKGKSEPPEDRKPDTGASTQQPQQPSVIQQRSNMFMQPLYYNQYAYVPPYGYSPDQAYHNHLMNTNPAYRQQCEDRQRQAAEQHRAAEKKSEAAQKDREASMKQEEWKQKASVPPTLSKAPSLSDLGKPSPQGKPKDPLEPGKSVIIPKGEDGKGHNQPGEGLKMKLSEAGHHAKDEQKPSLESGRSAMEQAMYMYRQEPDSRLWPYVYASKYPDAQKQIDEERWKEERERDRERERDRERDRDRERDRKGKDERPRPKDAPSKEESKEGAEPRTSSASEEHRVFSKDPRAHMQFSSHLPQHQSYMSYMHGYPYGQGYDPSHPGYRGMPVMMQNYPGSYLSPGYSFSPYGCKMPPGEEGEKARASPTVSGKSASESKALDILHQHASQYKSKSPTVGEKTPHERDRTGSERERDGDRPRSSPSQRIMPSHHHLSYPLLPGQFDLSYATGISSSAIVASQQASAPSLYPPARR
- the LOC127946754 gene encoding zinc finger protein 609 isoform X3, with translation MESPVSPALQLLAPVSNSDISSSCEQIMVRTRSVAVNTSDVSLATEPECLGPCEPGTSVNLEGIVWQETEDGMLVVNVTWRNKTYVGTLLDCTRHDWAPPRFCESPTSDLEMRNGRGRGKRMRPNSNTPVNENSNSSDNKGSNNSKTRAASNSKGRRGSQNSSEQRTPPNSNTEDVKASPSSANKRKNKPASDMEPNSSSEDTKGSKRMRTNSNSGIPHTVLPLSNIKAESLPPSLDRSCPSPVLIDCPHPNCNKKYKHINGLKYHQARAHNDDDIKLDIDGDSEYGEDSTLHPEPGSCNGASISQKGCASPARSITPKGRGFDAQSPSPSSGKFSSKQPGKKKPEAEHDSGVPMDGCEDGPCLTDETSNDGIDDKRGLDKAKKSGSGTKAEKLAQKATKSARPLVPSLPPQQLYALPTSGFPAPNSGSSSSVGSVVQSISKSPQIKNIQPKPAVMGDPSMNPALGSSKDKKKKDKKKKEGGKEGDSPKTPGKGGKPEEGKSPYSESSDQGSKSDGLLNGSTDPHQSRLASIKAEADKIYSFSDNSPSPSIGVASRIESGGMAQPLTPLHVVTQNGADNSSVKTNSPAYSDISDAGEDGEGKVEGVKVKSEDQAGREGAKKSLFPSQPPNKDSSYFPSYETYYSPNYSNPNPSPGVSNTVTSLQDGAVKVKKEEDLEPGNDKGKSEPPEDRKPDTGASTQQPQQPSVIQQRSNMFMQPLYYNQYAYVPPYGYSPDQAYHNHLMNTNPAYRQQCEDRQRQAAEQHRAAEKKSEAAQKDREASMKQEEWKQKASVPPTLSKAPSLSDLGKPSPQGKPKDPLEPGKSVIIPKGEDGKGHNQPGEGLKMKLSEAGHHAKDEQKPSLESGRSAMEQAMYMYRQEPDSRLWPYVYASKYPDAQKQIDEERWKEERERDRERERDRERDRDRERDRKGKDERPRPKDAPSKEESKEGAEPRTSSASEEHRVFSKDPRAHMQFSSHLPQHQSYMSYMHGYPYGQGYDPSHPGYRGMPVMMQNYPGSYLSPGYSFSPYGCKMPPGEEGEKARASPTVSGKSASESKALDILHQHASQYKSKSPTVGEKTPHERDRTGSERERDGDRPRSSPSQRIMPSHHHLSYPLLPGQFDLSYATGISSSAIVASQQASAPSLYPPARR
- the LOC127946754 gene encoding zinc finger protein 609 isoform X2, producing MREGRMESPVSPALQLLAPVSNSDISSSCEQIMVRTRSVAVNTSDVSLATEPECLGPCEPGTSVNLEGIVWQETEDGMLVVNVTWRNKTYVGTLLDCTRHDWAPPRFCESPTSDLEMRNGRGRGKRMRPNSNTPVNENSNSSDNKGSNNSKTRAASNSKGRRGSQNSSEQRTPPNSNTEDVKASPSSANKRKNKPASDMEPNSSSEDTKGSKRMRTNSNSGIPHTVLPLSNIKAESLPPSLDRSCPSPVLIDCPHPNCNKKYKHINGLKYHQARAHNDDDIKLDIDGDSEYGEDSTLHPEPGSCNGASISQKGCASPARSITPKGRGFDAQSPSPSSGKFSSKQPGKKKPEAEHDSGVPMDGCEDGPCLTDETSNDGIDDKRGLDKAKKSGSGTKAEKLAQKATKSARPLVPSLPPQQLYALPTSGFPAPNSGSSSSVGSVVQSISKSPQIKNIQPKPAVMGDPSMNPALGSSKDKKKKDKKKKEGGKEGDSPKTPGKGGKPEEGKSPYSESSDQGSKSDGLLNGSTDPHQSRLASIKAEADKIYSFSDNSPSPSIGVASRIESGGMAQPLTPLHVVTQNGADNSSVKTNSPAYSDISDAGEDGEGKVEGVKVKSEDQAGREGAKKSLFPSQPPNKDSSYFPSYETYYSPNYSNPNPSPGVSNTVTSLQDGAVKVKKEEDLEPGNDKGKSEPPEDRKPDTGASTQQPQQPSVIQQRSNMFMQPLYYNQYAYVPPYGYSPDQAYHNHLMNTNPAYRQQCEDRQRQAAEQHRAAEKKSEAAQKDREASMKQEEWKQKASVPPTLSKAPSLSDLGKPSPQGKPKDPLEPGKSVIIPKGEDGKGHNQPGEGLKMKLSEAGHHAKDEQKPSLESGRSAMEQAMYMYRQEPDSRLWPYVYASKYPDAQKQIDEERWKEERERDRERERDRERDRDRERDRKGKDERPRPKDAPSKEESKEGAEPRTSSASEEHRVFSKDPRAHMQFSSHLPQHQSYMSYMHGYPYGQGYDPSHPGYRGMPVMMQNYPGSYLSPGYSFSPYGCKMPPGEEGEKARASPTVSGKSASESKALDILHQHASQYKSKSPTVGEKTPHERDRTGSERERDGDRPRSSPSQRIMPSHHHLSYPLLPGQFDLSYATGISSSAIVASQQASAPSLYPPARR